One Sphingomonas sp. SUN039 genomic window carries:
- a CDS encoding nitrate reductase, with amino-acid sequence MRVSVKTTCAYCGVGCGIVATPTGERNATIAGDPDHPANRGRLCSKGTHLGETIGLEGRLLHPMIGSERVGWPEALDLVASRFAKTIAEHGPDSVAFYVSGQLLTEDYYVANKLMKGFIGSANIDTNSRLCMSSAVAAHVRAFGEDVVPCSYSDLDEADLIVLVGSNTAWCHPVVWQQIEAAREKRGTKLVVIDPRRTETAERADLHLAIAPDSDIALWTGLLRELRTGFRLDGGFMAGRVSVPKDFWSTLPDLDVAKACDIPRADLQAFYDLFIDHPRTVTLFSQGVNQSTSGTDKANAILNVHLATGRIGKPGAGPFSITGQPNAMGGREVGGLATMLAAHMGFSEAERDRAQRFWQSPTICPGPGLKAVEMFDAMARGKIKAVWIMATNPAVSMPDARMARVALANCPFVVVSDCIAATDTGRYAQVRLPALGWGEKDGTVTNSERMVSRQRGFLGTPGDAKPDWWIIAEVAKRMGWGEAFDYAHQSEIFGEFAAQTRFENDGARVLSLPSFPRRREPNSPSQRQELGSRLRGNDEDWYDDLIPFQWGGTSPFADHAFPTPDGRANLVPVAFTPRADSTRQFALRLNTGRYRDQWHTMTRTGLSPKLSQHRREPLVEVHPDTVQRLGLTDGGLAKVETAHGHSIFRVESTPNQRRQELFVPIHWTDQTSGGGRAGLLPGQDRDPVSGQPGFKNTPVRIAPWRPDWTGFLVTTDLPVLPDCEYWTRVRCAQGWLIEVAGNGDAAALSQLLPAGDRLEMSDPKRGTIRAAVRSGGRLDAALFVSRGGGLPPRDWLIAQLGGSDAAPNELLAGRPAAPAPDRGPIVCVCFDVGMRTILGAIAERALASVEAVGAALGAGTNCGSCRPAIARMLEDHKEAVHA; translated from the coding sequence TTGCGAGTGTCGGTTAAAACCACCTGCGCTTATTGCGGGGTCGGGTGCGGCATTGTCGCGACACCGACCGGCGAACGGAACGCGACCATCGCGGGCGACCCCGACCACCCCGCCAACCGGGGCAGACTGTGTTCGAAGGGCACGCACCTCGGCGAAACCATCGGCCTCGAAGGGCGGTTGCTGCATCCCATGATCGGGTCGGAGAGGGTCGGCTGGCCCGAGGCGCTAGACCTCGTCGCCAGCCGCTTCGCCAAAACCATTGCCGAACACGGTCCCGACAGCGTCGCCTTCTACGTCTCGGGCCAGTTGCTGACCGAGGATTATTATGTCGCCAACAAGCTGATGAAGGGGTTCATCGGCAGCGCGAACATCGACACCAACAGCCGGTTGTGCATGTCGAGCGCGGTTGCCGCGCACGTCCGGGCGTTCGGCGAGGACGTCGTGCCGTGCAGCTACAGCGATCTCGACGAGGCCGATCTGATCGTGCTGGTCGGCTCGAACACCGCTTGGTGCCACCCGGTCGTCTGGCAGCAGATCGAAGCCGCCCGAGAGAAGCGCGGCACCAAGCTTGTCGTCATCGACCCGCGCCGCACCGAAACCGCCGAGCGCGCCGACCTCCACCTCGCCATCGCGCCCGACAGCGACATTGCCCTATGGACCGGATTGTTGCGCGAACTCCGCACCGGATTCCGGCTCGACGGCGGGTTCATGGCGGGCCGCGTCTCGGTGCCGAAGGACTTCTGGAGCACCCTGCCCGACCTCGACGTTGCCAAGGCATGCGACATCCCACGCGCCGATCTGCAAGCCTTTTACGACCTGTTCATCGACCACCCGCGTACCGTCACCCTGTTCAGCCAGGGCGTGAACCAGTCGACCAGCGGCACCGACAAGGCGAACGCGATCCTCAACGTCCACCTCGCCACGGGCCGCATCGGCAAGCCCGGCGCGGGTCCGTTTTCGATCACCGGCCAGCCCAATGCGATGGGCGGACGCGAAGTCGGCGGACTCGCGACGATGCTGGCCGCGCATATGGGCTTCAGCGAGGCGGAACGCGACCGCGCCCAACGCTTCTGGCAATCGCCGACGATCTGCCCAGGGCCGGGCCTGAAAGCGGTCGAAATGTTCGACGCCATGGCAAGGGGCAAGATCAAGGCAGTGTGGATCATGGCCACCAATCCCGCCGTATCGATGCCCGACGCGCGGATGGCGCGGGTGGCGCTTGCCAATTGTCCGTTCGTCGTCGTGTCGGACTGCATCGCGGCGACCGATACCGGTCGCTACGCCCAGGTCCGCCTCCCCGCGCTCGGCTGGGGCGAGAAGGACGGGACGGTCACCAATTCGGAGCGCATGGTCTCGCGCCAGCGCGGGTTTCTGGGCACGCCGGGCGACGCGAAGCCGGATTGGTGGATTATCGCCGAAGTGGCCAAGCGAATGGGCTGGGGCGAGGCTTTCGACTATGCCCACCAGTCCGAAATCTTTGGCGAATTCGCCGCGCAGACGCGGTTCGAAAATGACGGGGCGCGGGTGCTCTCTCTCCCGTCATTCCCGCGAAGGCGGGAACCCAACTCCCCCTCCCAGCGGCAGGAGTTGGGTTCCCGCCTTCGCGGGAATGACGAGGATTGGTACGACGATCTAATCCCCTTCCAATGGGGCGGCACCTCGCCCTTCGCCGATCACGCTTTCCCAACCCCCGACGGCAGGGCCAACCTCGTCCCCGTCGCCTTTACCCCCCGCGCCGACAGCACGCGCCAGTTCGCGCTGCGGCTCAACACCGGGCGCTACCGCGACCAGTGGCACACGATGACGCGCACCGGCCTGTCGCCCAAGCTATCGCAGCACCGCCGCGAACCCTTGGTCGAGGTCCACCCCGATACTGTCCAGCGCCTCGGGCTGACCGACGGCGGGCTCGCCAAAGTCGAAACCGCGCACGGCCACAGCATCTTTCGCGTCGAAAGCACCCCCAACCAGCGGCGGCAGGAGCTGTTCGTGCCGATCCACTGGACCGACCAGACCAGCGGCGGCGGTCGCGCGGGATTGTTGCCGGGACAGGATCGCGATCCAGTGTCAGGGCAGCCGGGCTTCAAGAACACGCCGGTGCGGATTGCACCGTGGCGGCCCGACTGGACCGGATTTCTGGTGACGACCGACCTGCCCGTGCTGCCCGATTGCGAGTACTGGACGCGCGTCCGCTGCGCCCAGGGCTGGCTGATCGAAGTCGCCGGAAACGGCGACGCGGCCGCACTCTCGCAGCTGCTCCCGGCCGGCGACCGGCTCGAAATGAGCGACCCGAAGCGCGGGACGATCCGCGCGGCGGTACGGTCCGGCGGTCGCCTCGACGCCGCACTGTTCGTGTCGCGCGGCGGCGGCCTCCCCCCGCGCGACTGGCTCATCGCGCAGCTGGGCGGCAGCGACGCCGCACCCAATGAATTGCTTGCCGGACGCCCCGCCGCGCCCGCGCCGGACCGTGGTCCCATCGTCTGTGTCTGCTTCGATGTGGGCATGCGGACGATCCTTGGCGCAATCGCCGAACGGGCACTGGCGAGCGTCGAGGCGGTCGGCGCGGCGCTTGGCGCGGGCACCAATTGCGGATCGTGCCGCCCCGCCATCGCGCGAATGCTCGAGGACCATAAGGAGGCCGTTCATGCCTGA
- the nirD gene encoding nitrite reductase small subunit NirD, with the protein MGPVDQLPALGARTLPVRGGDEIAIFHTANGDVYALVNKCPHKAGPLSQGIVHDTTVTCPLHNWRISLVTGKALGADEGCVPVIPVKIDGGRILIGRAEALASVG; encoded by the coding sequence ATCGGCCCGGTCGATCAACTCCCCGCACTCGGCGCCCGCACCCTGCCCGTGCGCGGCGGTGACGAGATCGCGATTTTCCACACCGCGAATGGCGACGTTTATGCGCTGGTCAACAAATGCCCGCACAAGGCCGGGCCGTTGTCGCAGGGGATCGTCCACGACACGACCGTGACGTGCCCGCTGCACAACTGGCGGATTTCGCTGGTGACGGGCAAGGCACTGGGCGCGGATGAGGGCTGCGTCCCCGTCATCCCGGTCAAGATCGACGGCGGACGCATCCTGATCGGCCGCGCCGAGGCGCTTGCGAGTGTCGGTTAA